The sequence GCCTGTATCTTCCACTGTGATTTCAATTTTGCCATTGGTTTCGCGAATTGAGATTCCAATTTTCCCTTTGGAAGTATATTTTAAGGCGTTTACGTATAGATTTGTAATGATTTGAGAGAATTCAAATTTGATCCCTCGTAGAAAAAAACCTTTTTTGAGTGATAAGTCCCATTCGATAGGTTTCCCTTTTGCAAGATGAGAATTCATATGAATGACATCTTCGATCACTGGTACTGGATCAAAAATTTCGATGACTTCATCTTCCTTGTCTTTTTCTCTTGAAGTGGTGAGTTTCAGTAGGTTTTCGATTAAAAAACTAAGTCTTTTTGCATTTTTATCAATCACTTCTAACATATTTTTATGTTCGGTGTTAAATGGTAATGAAGGATCGGATTTAAAAAACTCCAAATACCCTCGGATATTTGTCATTGGGCTTCTGAGTTCGTGGCTTACATTGGAGATAAATTCGTGTTGTAATCGTTCTTGTTCTTTTTTTTCTGAATTTGGTCGGAACTGAACTTGGTAGCGTTTTTTTGGAGAAAGAAGGATGGAGGTGAAGCTGATATCCACTTCTAATTTGGATCCATCTTTTAGCATAATCTCTGCATCAGGTAAGGATAACATTGTATCGGAAGAAAGGTCTGAGCCAAAGCGAAGTTGGTTTGAAACCTGGTTTCCTAGAATGATATCTTCAATGCTCAGCTTTGTGATGTCACCGCGAGTATATCCCGTGAGAGATCGGAATTGGTTGTTTGCTTCGAGAATGCTACCTGTATCGGCATCAACTAGTGCAATTGCCTCTCTTGAAAATTCGAATAAGTATCTGTATTTTTCTTCTGAATATTGTAAATCGACAGCTGATCTATCTAGTTTGATTTCTAGGATTGAGATTAAATTTTCGAGTTCAGTAATTTCTTCTCTTTGTAATTCCAACTTGGCGTTGAAGGAATCTAACATCGAGTTGACGAGAACTTTCACCCGGTTGTCTAGTTGCAAGGTTTCGTCGGAGTTAAGTCTTGAATTGTAATTTCCTTGTAGGATATCTAAAACAACTGAGTTAACATCCACAATGAGGTGACGTACGGCATTGAGTTTTCTGTAGTTGATTTGTGAAGGTGCATGAAGTTTTGTTTCTGTCGGTTCTTGGAAACTGTTGAGTTTACGAACATCAAATACTTTTTTTGGTTCTAATGCCGATAGGATTTCATCAAAGTCGAATGCAGATCGAACAGCATCGGGTTGGATGACCCTTCGGATGAGTCGAAAATATACATCTTTTAGGAGAGGGAACAGTGTGTCCGCATCTCCTTTGTAAGAAAAAATACCTTTTTGGATGAGAGGGTTGGAGTTTAGAAGATTTTTTGTCTCCCCTACTCTAAGGTGTGGGTAAAAATGAGAAAGCTGTAGGTCATCCCATAAATTTCCATTACTGAGTTGGTTTGTATTTTGCAAAAGATCAATTGCTTTTTTAACAGCAAGAAGAACACCCGAAATTTCTCTTCCCGTTTTTAACACTGCATCTCCACTAAACGCAAGTAAGGTGGAAGGAAAAAAGGATTTTGTTTCGAGGATTGGTAGTTCTAAGCTATTGGCAAAGTCTTGGAAGTTTCGAAGGAATGGGCTAGAAAATGGATCTGAAACTAGTCCCAAACATGTAGGTTTTAAAAATTCTTTTTCTTCTAAAAATCCCGGAGTGTCTATGTAACGAACCTTGACTGGATTTTTTGGGGCATATTCTTCTAAAAATTTTTCTGCATACAATCTCTCGACTGAGTATTGGTGAGGGACAGGGAGTATATAGGCTTTATTTCTAGTGAGATCTTCTGGTTTGAATTGGAATCGTGAATAAAATGATAAAGGAGAATGATAAAGATAGATCCCCTTGTAAATTCGTTTGAGTTTTGATTTTTTGAGAAAACTATCCTGAAGGTAGGCGATGGTTGGGACCTCACCTGCCTCCACTCGACCGGCGTCCAGTAATGGCATAATGGCCTTGTGATGGGTGTTGACGTGAAGAGTGACTTTGACACCGAATTCTTCAAAGTATCCCTTTTTGTAAGCAACGACAACGGGTAGAGAACTAAGGCGACTTGTTATACAAATCTGGATCACATGGCAACAATCCCAAAAATAGGGATCGTTGCCAAATCTTTCTATAGGGATTTATCGTTAGGAAGAAAAAATCTCTTGGAGGAATTCCGTTGTCCTTTTGGTATATTCGGATACTTCCTTTTCATCCATAACCTTCGCTGAGAGCAAAGCAAGGTCATAAATGACTCTAGCTAATTTTTTACCTTTTTCATGGCTCACTCCTTCGAACGCTTGTAAGGCGGACTTTACAAGTGGGGACTTTGAGTTAACCATGAGAGTGTGAGACTTGAGAATGTTTTTCATATCTTCCCTGTTTAACATGGAGTTCATTTCGGACATTCTTCTCATAAACTCTGGTAAAAGAATTACACCAGGAACTTCTAGTGATTTTAAGGCTTCTACCTTTATTTCCACACCTTCATTTGGTAAGGAAGATTGAAATAAATTTTGAATTCGATCGGATTCCGTTTTGTTTTCTTCGTTTACTAGATCTTTCGGAGCATCTTTATCCACAACTTGATCAGCAATTTCAGAATCGACTCTTTGGAACTTCCAATCTGGATTTTTCATTTCTAAGTGTTGGATGAGGTGAGAATCAATTTTGGAATCAACAAGTAATGCTTCTAAACCTTGTGATTTTAGAAGTTCCATATAAACGGACCCCATTTCTGTTTCATTGGCGTAAAAAATTTTGTTGTGGTTTTTTTCCTTATTTTTTTCCCAATATTCGGAAGTAGTTGAGTATCCACCTTCTGAATTCTTAAAAATCAGATGGTCCTTCATCGCGTCATAAAATTTTTCATCGGTCAGGACTCCATACTTTACAAATAAAGAGATATCGTTCCAGTTTGATTCGTATTTTGTTCTATCTTTTTTGAAGTCTTCGATCAAACGATCAGCTACTTTTTTAATGATATGGTTTGATATTTTTTTTACTAATGGATCGTTTTGTAAGTAAGATCTGGAAACATTTAGCGGAAGATCTGGAATGTCTATGGTTCCTTTGAGAATTGTGAGAAATTGTGGGATTAACTCACTTGCATTATCACTTACAAATACATGATTACAAAAAAGTTTGATTCCATTTTTTGATGCTTCTAACTCGTGAGTTAACTTTGGAAAATACAAAATGCCTTGTAAACGAAATGGATAATCAACGTTTAGATGAATATGGAAAAGAGATTCTCCTGAGAAAGGAAACAAATAAGAATAAAAATCTTTATATTCTTCTTGAGAGATTTTAGCTGGTTCTTCAGACCAAAGAGGTTTTTCTCGATTTGCCTTTTCGCCTTGGACATAGATCCCTACGGGTAAAAAATCACAGTATTTTTTGATTAGTTCTTTCAGTTTCCATTTGTCTAGATACTCGCCAGACTCACTATCCAAATAAAGAGAAATTTTAGTACCCCTTGTTTCCCTTTCAATGGGTGAAATAGTAAAATCGGTACCGGACTCACTTGACCATAGAACAGCTGTTTGTCCCTTTTTGTATGATTTTGTTTCTATTGTAACTTTTTTGGAAACCATAAAAGAGGAATAGAATCCAAGTCCAAAGTGGCCAATGATTTCGGCTTTGTTTTCTGCATTTTGGTATTGTTTTGCAAAGTCTGTGGCACCGGAAAAGGCAATTTGGTTGATGTATTTTTTGACTTCTTCTGTCGTCATACCAACCCCATTGTCTTCAATGCTGAGGATTCGGGTATCCACATCAAAATTTAAATCGATTTTGTAATCGTTCCCGCCTTCAAACTCTTCCGATAAAGAGATTTTTTTTAGTTTGGTGATTGCATCGCTTGCATTGGAAACTAATTCTCTTAAGAAAATATCTTTCTCAGAATATAACCATTTTTTTATGATAGGAAAGATATTCTCTGTTTCTACACTAATTTTTCCTGATTCTTCAGCTGACATATATTACTCCTTTGTTTTTAATTGTTTTGTTAATTTTAAGACTTTTGTTTTTTCGAATTTAGATAAAGATAAGAATGTTTTTTTTGGGGTTTCTTTATCTCCTCTTTCAATTAAATTTGAAAGGAGTTGGATGTTTTCTTCGGTGATCCCTTTTTTTTCTAAATAATCAACAAGGAATACATTCCTTTTTTTTCCAAAGTTTTTAACCATATCTACA is a genomic window of Leptospira bourretii containing:
- a CDS encoding PAS domain-containing sensor histidine kinase, giving the protein MIQICITSRLSSLPVVVAYKKGYFEEFGVKVTLHVNTHHKAIMPLLDAGRVEAGEVPTIAYLQDSFLKKSKLKRIYKGIYLYHSPLSFYSRFQFKPEDLTRNKAYILPVPHQYSVERLYAEKFLEEYAPKNPVKVRYIDTPGFLEEKEFLKPTCLGLVSDPFSSPFLRNFQDFANSLELPILETKSFFPSTLLAFSGDAVLKTGREISGVLLAVKKAIDLLQNTNQLSNGNLWDDLQLSHFYPHLRVGETKNLLNSNPLIQKGIFSYKGDADTLFPLLKDVYFRLIRRVIQPDAVRSAFDFDEILSALEPKKVFDVRKLNSFQEPTETKLHAPSQINYRKLNAVRHLIVDVNSVVLDILQGNYNSRLNSDETLQLDNRVKVLVNSMLDSFNAKLELQREEITELENLISILEIKLDRSAVDLQYSEEKYRYLFEFSREAIALVDADTGSILEANNQFRSLTGYTRGDITKLSIEDIILGNQVSNQLRFGSDLSSDTMLSLPDAEIMLKDGSKLEVDISFTSILLSPKKRYQVQFRPNSEKKEQERLQHEFISNVSHELRSPMTNIRGYLEFFKSDPSLPFNTEHKNMLEVIDKNAKRLSFLIENLLKLTTSREKDKEDEVIEIFDPVPVIEDVIHMNSHLAKGKPIEWDLSLKKGFFLRGIKFEFSQIITNLYVNALKYTSKGKIGISIRETNGKIEITVEDTGIGIDPNYKNQIFDRFFRIPSSDNKKIGGTGLGLSIVKSLVDKMSGEIFVESTMGEGSKFTIYFPKVNVSV
- the htpG gene encoding molecular chaperone HtpG, with amino-acid sequence MSAEESGKISVETENIFPIIKKWLYSEKDIFLRELVSNASDAITKLKKISLSEEFEGGNDYKIDLNFDVDTRILSIEDNGVGMTTEEVKKYINQIAFSGATDFAKQYQNAENKAEIIGHFGLGFYSSFMVSKKVTIETKSYKKGQTAVLWSSESGTDFTISPIERETRGTKISLYLDSESGEYLDKWKLKELIKKYCDFLPVGIYVQGEKANREKPLWSEEPAKISQEEYKDFYSYLFPFSGESLFHIHLNVDYPFRLQGILYFPKLTHELEASKNGIKLFCNHVFVSDNASELIPQFLTILKGTIDIPDLPLNVSRSYLQNDPLVKKISNHIIKKVADRLIEDFKKDRTKYESNWNDISLFVKYGVLTDEKFYDAMKDHLIFKNSEGGYSTTSEYWEKNKEKNHNKIFYANETEMGSVYMELLKSQGLEALLVDSKIDSHLIQHLEMKNPDWKFQRVDSEIADQVVDKDAPKDLVNEENKTESDRIQNLFQSSLPNEGVEIKVEALKSLEVPGVILLPEFMRRMSEMNSMLNREDMKNILKSHTLMVNSKSPLVKSALQAFEGVSHEKGKKLARVIYDLALLSAKVMDEKEVSEYTKRTTEFLQEIFSS